In Juglans regia cultivar Chandler chromosome 5, Walnut 2.0, whole genome shotgun sequence, the following are encoded in one genomic region:
- the LOC109002415 gene encoding putative disease resistance protein RGA3 isoform X1 — MWLSYLTNLVEFQLSKCEKLQCLPPLSELPSLKRLFLKYLDDIEYINMSDYDETGTLFPSLEELQLYYCPNLKGWWREEAHSLHSFLCLSELSISGCTVLDSMPRFPFLEKELVLSNASWKPMQQTLMMSMGSSTSAFSSFAPLSKLKRLRLRRIEDLEILPEKGLQNLTSLESLHIVNCHGLKSLSQGIQYLTGLQQLEINHCDKLDLGCYDEAGMGWQGLKSLRSLDFVGLPKLVHLPSGLQHVTTLNKFQISSCCRLRALPDWICKWTSLQQFEISNCPSLTSLPEEMRLLKSLKMLTIRKHCPKLLPRCECETGDDWSKITHIPNLYLDRPSEEEVKNVRKRFNAYHNYPSEVNNSVPLYQNAHSTPGGKPGYKQGIPTLSPHPHAQIASLFLLLSSSQASFSANSSPSKSSCPKLNQDDFGNTVSQLPLSSRSPVFVSRQTLKAIRVQGVLHPYLLKRTHIEVLICATLEANATDIDDEYGLLKICLFFIRSSLKIEASMTT, encoded by the exons ATGTGGCTTTCGTACCTCACAAATCTTGTTGAATTTCAATTATCGAAGTGTGAAAAACTGCAATGTTTGCCACCATTGAGTGAACTACCCTCTCTTAAGCGTCTGTTTCTTAAATACTTGGACGATATTGAGTACATTAATATGTCAGATTATGATGAGACTGGGACATTGTTCCCATCCTTAGAGGAACTTCAACTCTATTATTGTCCTAATCTAAAGGGGTGGTGGAGGGAAGAGGCTCATTCACTCCATTCATTTCTTTGCCTTTCAGAGCTATCCATCTCGGGTTGCACTGTGCTGGATTCCATGCCGAGGTTTCCATTTCTTGAAAAAGAGTTGGTCCTCTCTAATGCCAGCTGGAAGCCAATGCAACAGACATTGATGATGAGTATGGGCTCCTCTACATCTGCCTTTTCTTCATTTGCGCCTCTCTCAAAATTGAAGCGTCTACGACTACGGAGGATAGAAGATCTAGAGATTCTGCCCGAGAAGGGACTGCAAAACCTGACTTCTCTTGAGTCTTTGCATATAGTCAACTGTCATGGATTAAAGTCTTTGTCTCAAGGTATACAATATCTCACTGGACTTCAACAACTGGAGATTAATCATTGTGATAAACTTGATCTAGGCTGCTATGATGAGGCTGGGATGGGATGGCAAGGCCTTAAGAGCCTCCGCTCTCTAGATTTCGTTGGGCTTCCAAAATTGGTGCATCTGCCGTCAGGTCTTCAACATGTTACCACTCTAAATAAATTCCAGATTTCGAGTTGTTGCAGGTTGAGGGCCTTACCAGATTGGATTTGCAAATGGACATCACTTCAACAGTTCGAAATTTCTAATTGTCCTAGTTTGACTTCGTTGCCCGAAGAAATGCGTTTGTTGAAGTCTTTGAAAATGTTGACAATTAGAAAGCACTGTCCCAAATTGTTGCCAAGATGCGAGTGCGAGACGGGAGATGATTGGTCCAAGATTACTCACATCCCTAACTTGTACTTGGATCGGCCCTCCGAG GAAGAAGTGAAGAACGTTAGAAAGAGGTTCAATGCTTATCATAATTATCCTTCAGAAGTCAACAATTCAGTg CCCCTGTATCAAAATGCACACTCTACACCTGGTGGCAAACCGGGTTACAAACAAGGGATTCCCACTctctccccccacccccacGCGCAAATAGCTTCCTTGTTCcttctcctctcctcttctcAAGCTTCCTTCTCTGCAAATAGCTCCCCGAGCAAATCAAGCTGCCCCAAACTGAATCAAGACGATTTCGGAAACACTGTCAGCCAACTTCCTCTCTCAAGCCGATCTCCCGTGTTCGTCTCTC GGCAAACACTGAAGGCCATTCGAGTTCAAGGGGTACTGCATCCATATTTGCTGAAGAGAACCCATATTGAAGTCCTGATTTGTGCCacg CTGGAAGCCAATGCAACAGACATTGATGATGAATATGGACTCCTCAAAATTTGCCTCTTCTTCATCCGTTCCTCTCTCAAAATCGAAGCGTCTATGACTACATAG
- the LOC109002415 gene encoding putative disease resistance protein RGA3 isoform X2 produces MWLSYLTNLVEFQLSKCEKLQCLPPLSELPSLKRLFLKYLDDIEYINMSDYDETGTLFPSLEELQLYYCPNLKGWWREEAHSLHSFLCLSELSISGCTVLDSMPRFPFLEKELVLSNASWKPMQQTLMMSMGSSTSAFSSFAPLSKLKRLRLRRIEDLEILPEKGLQNLTSLESLHIVNCHGLKSLSQGIQYLTGLQQLEINHCDKLDLGCYDEAGMGWQGLKSLRSLDFVGLPKLVHLPSGLQHVTTLNKFQISSCCRLRALPDWICKWTSLQQFEISNCPSLTSLPEEMRLLKSLKMLTIRKHCPKLLPRCECETGDDWSKITHIPNLYLDRPSEEEVKNVRKRFNAYHNYPSEVNNSVPLYQNAHSTPGGKPGYKQGIPTLSPHPHAQIASLFLLLSSSQASFSANSSPSKSSCPKLNQDDFGNTVSQLPLSSRSPVANTEGHSSSRGTASIFAEENPY; encoded by the exons ATGTGGCTTTCGTACCTCACAAATCTTGTTGAATTTCAATTATCGAAGTGTGAAAAACTGCAATGTTTGCCACCATTGAGTGAACTACCCTCTCTTAAGCGTCTGTTTCTTAAATACTTGGACGATATTGAGTACATTAATATGTCAGATTATGATGAGACTGGGACATTGTTCCCATCCTTAGAGGAACTTCAACTCTATTATTGTCCTAATCTAAAGGGGTGGTGGAGGGAAGAGGCTCATTCACTCCATTCATTTCTTTGCCTTTCAGAGCTATCCATCTCGGGTTGCACTGTGCTGGATTCCATGCCGAGGTTTCCATTTCTTGAAAAAGAGTTGGTCCTCTCTAATGCCAGCTGGAAGCCAATGCAACAGACATTGATGATGAGTATGGGCTCCTCTACATCTGCCTTTTCTTCATTTGCGCCTCTCTCAAAATTGAAGCGTCTACGACTACGGAGGATAGAAGATCTAGAGATTCTGCCCGAGAAGGGACTGCAAAACCTGACTTCTCTTGAGTCTTTGCATATAGTCAACTGTCATGGATTAAAGTCTTTGTCTCAAGGTATACAATATCTCACTGGACTTCAACAACTGGAGATTAATCATTGTGATAAACTTGATCTAGGCTGCTATGATGAGGCTGGGATGGGATGGCAAGGCCTTAAGAGCCTCCGCTCTCTAGATTTCGTTGGGCTTCCAAAATTGGTGCATCTGCCGTCAGGTCTTCAACATGTTACCACTCTAAATAAATTCCAGATTTCGAGTTGTTGCAGGTTGAGGGCCTTACCAGATTGGATTTGCAAATGGACATCACTTCAACAGTTCGAAATTTCTAATTGTCCTAGTTTGACTTCGTTGCCCGAAGAAATGCGTTTGTTGAAGTCTTTGAAAATGTTGACAATTAGAAAGCACTGTCCCAAATTGTTGCCAAGATGCGAGTGCGAGACGGGAGATGATTGGTCCAAGATTACTCACATCCCTAACTTGTACTTGGATCGGCCCTCCGAG GAAGAAGTGAAGAACGTTAGAAAGAGGTTCAATGCTTATCATAATTATCCTTCAGAAGTCAACAATTCAGTg CCCCTGTATCAAAATGCACACTCTACACCTGGTGGCAAACCGGGTTACAAACAAGGGATTCCCACTctctccccccacccccacGCGCAAATAGCTTCCTTGTTCcttctcctctcctcttctcAAGCTTCCTTCTCTGCAAATAGCTCCCCGAGCAAATCAAGCTGCCCCAAACTGAATCAAGACGATTTCGGAAACACTGTCAGCCAACTTCCTCTCTCAAGCCGATCTCCCGT GGCAAACACTGAAGGCCATTCGAGTTCAAGGGGTACTGCATCCATATTTGCTGAAGAGAACCCATATTGA
- the LOC118348411 gene encoding putative disease resistance protein RGA4 produces the protein MAEVFPSIIVLGIIEHLEAQTVKKSGLLWSCVKDFEKLKLIVLELQPLLLDAEEEQAGNHETKFSLAKLTDILYEVDDLLDDLSTRALRMTRNKKAKQVCIFFSKSNQLAFNRRMGPKIKTILNNLDHIANYMRKFHLEGGHGKIPVEENRERDHNAFCPDEVLIGRDEHKKAVVDFLMDSNVEENVSILPIVGTGGTGKTTLAQFAFNHEKIQKYFQLKMWVDVMSCVSSDDVDKVKNIFEKILESAGNEKVDFGKVIFGKKYLLVLDNVRIIDSEGWSRLKPHLIGGARGSKILVTARSEEVAKIMCRVKPYYLRGLDEDDSWYLFKRMAFKNGQEPDNEDGIVNIGKEIVRKCEGVPLIIKTIGRLLYFKNSEIEWFSFMNNELSRIRLNIEEGYILATLKLIYDQLPQHLKQCFAYSYLFPKNYEIDKSTLINLWIAQGFIKSSNEDDECLEDAGHEYFMDLISRYFFEKVTTDWSGEVTSCKLNDLMHDLAMLIAGSSVTRMFNVPLSIKYERDIVNKSTRHLWVGYDIQNSSYLAYSVSKAKCRIRTFLSPCYIEPEYMTEFDAIFSSFKTLRALQLGSRNLDGLSSSSFCKLKSLRYLDLSGINMMKKLPDSITSLQNLQTLKLCNCGWLEEWPRDFSRLVNLRHLDFNGCWKLTYMPRGLGQLTKLRSLSDFLVSPQLDSLNKHSGGLNELKGLNNLRGDLQIRNLGCGKDDVKDYKGANLREKEKIRSLKLYWDDSFGLSYDASAELEKLEELEPHRNLKKA, from the coding sequence ATGGCAGAAGTTTTTCCCTCCATTATTGTTCTTGGAATCATTGAGCATTTGGAAGCGCAGACGGTGAAAAAGTCGGGATTATTATGGTCCTGTGTCAAAGATTTTGAAAAGCTGAAGCTCattgttttagaattacaaCCTCTGCTTCTGGATGCCGAGGAGGAACAAGCCGGAAACCATGAAACCAAATTCTCGCTCGCGAAGCTGACAGATATCTTATATGAAGTGGACGACTTGCTGGATGATTTATCCACCAGAGCTCTTCGGATGACCCGAAATAAGAAGGCAAAACAGGTGTGCATCTTCTTTTCCAAATCGAATCAACTTGCATTTAACCGTAGAATGGGTCCTAAGATTAAGACTATTCTAAACAATTTAGATCACATTGCAAACTACATGAGGAAGTTTCATTTAGAGGGAGGCCATGGAAAGATACCAGTAGAAGAGAATAGGGAGAGGGATCATAATGCTTTTTGTCCCGATGAAGTACTTATTGGTAGAGATGAGCATAAAAAGGCAGTTGTTGACTTTTTAATGGACTCCAATGTTGAGGAGAACGTTTCAATACTTCCGATTGTTGGAACCGGAGGTACGGGAAAGACAACACTAGCTCAGTTCGCATTCAATCACgagaaaatccaaaaatatttccaGCTAAAAATGTGGGTGGATGTCATGTCATGTGTCTCTAGTGATGACGTTGATaaggttaaaaatatttttgaaaaaatcctAGAATCTGCCGGAAATGAGAAAGTAGATTTTGGAAAAGTAATTTTTGGTAAGAAGTACCTACTTGTCTTGGATAATGTGCGCATCATTGATAGTGAAGGATGGTCACGCTTGAAACCACATCTAATCGGTGGTGCAAGAGGCAGCAAAATTTTAGTAACTGCACGTAGTGAAGAGGTTGCCAAGATTATGTGCAGAGTTAAACCATATTACTTGAGAGGTTTAGATGAAGATGACTCATGGTATTTATTTAAACGGATGGCGTTTAAAAATGGGCAAGAGCCAGACAATGAGGACGGAATTGTGAATATTGGAAAGGAGATTGTGAGAAAATGTGAAGGTGTCCCTCTCATCATAAAAACAATTGGAAGGTTATTGTATTTCAAAAATTCAGAAATAGAGtggttttcttttatgaataatGAACTTTCAAGAATACGTCTAAATATTGAAGAAGGATACATCTTAGCAACTCTTAAGTTGATTTACGATCAACTTCCGCAGCACTTGAAACAATGTTTTGCTTATAGTTATTTATTTCCAAAGAATTACGAGATTGATAAATCAACACTGATTAATCTTTGGATAGCACAAGGATTTATAAAGTCGTcaaatgaagatgatgaatgcCTTGAAGATGCTGGTCATGAATACTTTATGGATTTAATTTCAAgatatttctttgaaaaagtCACAACAGATTGGTCGGGTGAAGTCACTAGCTGCAAACTGAATGACCTCATGCATGATCTTGCTATGTTGATTGCAGGATCGTCAGTAACCCGTATGTTTAACGTTCCTCTTAGTATTAAATATGAAAGGGACATAGTTAACAAGAGCACTCGTCATCTATGGGTTGGTTACGATATACAAAATAGCTCATATCTCGCATATTCAGTTTCTAAAGCAAAATGTAGAATCCGAACATTTCTTTCACCATGTTACATTGAGCCTGAGTACATGACAGAATTTGATGCAATTTTTTCAAGCTTCAAAACATTGCGCGCATTGCAATTGGGTAGTAGAAACCTAGATGGTTTATCGTCAAGCTCGTTTTGTAAGTTGAAGAGTTTAAGATATCTTGATCTTTCTGGAATTAACATGATGAAGAAGTTACCAGATTCTATAACCAGCTTGCAGAATTTGCAGACGTTAAAACTGTGCAATTGTGGTTGGCTTGAAGAATGGCCGAGAGACTTTTCAAGATTAGTCAACCTCAGGCATCTTGACTTCAATGGATGTTGGAAACTGACTTATATGCCACGTGGATTGGGGCAATTGACTAAACTTCGGTCATTATCAGACTTCCTGGTATCCCCCCAGCTGGATTCTCTCAACAAGCATAGTGGTGGACTAAATGAATTAAAGGGACTAAATAACCTAAGAGGTGATTTACAGATTAGAAATTTGGGATGTGGGAAAGATGATGTTAAAGATTACAAGGGTGCAAATTtgagggagaaagaaaagattcgttctctaaaattatattgGGACGATTCATTTGGGTTGAGCTATGATGCCTCTGCTGAATTAGAAAAATTGGAAGAATTAGAACCTCACAGAAATCTTAAAAAGGCTTGA
- the LOC118343684 gene encoding putative disease resistance protein RGA1 codes for MAEVFPSIIVSGIIEHLDSQTVKKFGLLSPCVKDFEKLKHIVLELQPVLLDAEEQQAKNHGVKDWLEKLTDILYKVEELLDDLSTEALRMTRNKKAKQVCIFFSKSNQLAFNRRLGPKIKTILNNLDHIANDMRKFHFEECHGKIPVEDNRERDHNAFCPDEVLIGRDDHKKAVVDFLMDSNVEENVSILPIVGTGGMGKTTLAQFAFNHERIQEYFQLKMWVNVMSCVSRDDVGMEKTIIRKILESARNEKVTLNPFMNPFMIFEKEIYGKKYLLVLDNVRINDREKWLRLKRGLIEQYGARGSKILVTTRSEEVADTMCTVQPYYLRGLDEDDSWYLFKRVAFKNGREPDDEDGIVNMGKEIVRKCEGVPLIIKTIGRLLYFKNSETEWLSFMNKELSRIRLNEEEDILATLKLMRYDQLPQHLKQCFAYSCLFPKNYEIDKSTLINLWIAQGFIKSSNEEDECLEDAGHEYFMDLISKFFFEKVTTDWSGEVSSCKINDLMHDLAMSIAGPSVTTLNSFTHEEDVNKSTRHLWVGYDIEYYLYLARLISKAKCRLRTFLSPSDSEPKGMTECDAIFSSFKTLRALKLGSRNLDGLPSNSICKLNSLRYLDLSGMYMMKKLPDSITSLQNLQTLKLCNCSWFEEWPRDFSRLVNLRHLDINGCWKLTYMPRGLGQLTKLRSLSDFLVSPQLDSLNMLHSGGLNELNRLNYLRGDLQIRILGCGKDDVKDYRAANLNAKKRIRSLKLYWDDSFGLRDDTLAGKKLKALEPHRNLKRLELSGYKGAEFPSWLSSLTNLVEFQLSKCENLKCLPPLSELPSLKRLFLKYLEGIEYMSDSDDEYTGTFFPSLVELQLYYCPNLKGWWREEPRLLPSFPCLSELSISGCTELDSMSTFPCLEEELVLSNVRWKPMQMTMMMNMGAPICSTLPAVGSSTSAFSSFAPLSKLKRLRLHRIEDLHILPEKGLQNLNSLKSLHIVNCHRLKSLSQGIQYLTALQELRLKHCHNLCIGGNDEVEMRWKGLESLQSLDFIGLPKLESLPSGLEHVSTLKMLQISGCSLLTAIPEWICNWTSLQEFEISNCPNLTSLPEGMRLLKTLKMLAIRQHCPLLLPRCEAHTGEDWPKIAHIPELYLDRSSMPKEEVMENVGKKFNVYYNYMS; via the exons ATGGCAGAAGTTTTTCCCTCCATTATTGTTTCTGGAATCATTGAGCATTTGGACTCGCAGACGGTGAAAAAGTTCGGATTATTATCGCCCTGTGTCAAAGATTTTGAAAAGCTGAAGCAtattgttttagaattacaaCCTGTGCTTCTGGATGCCGAGGAGCAACAAGCCAAGAACCATGGAGTCAAAGACTGGCTCGAGAAGCTAACAGATATCTTATATAAAGTGGAGGAGTTGCTGGATGATTTATCCACCGAAGCTCTTCGGATGACCCGAAATAAGAAGGCAAAACAGGTGTGCATCTTCTTTTCCAAATCGAATCAACTTGCATTTAACCGTAGATTGGGTCCTAAGATTAAGACTATTCTAAACAATTTAGATCACATTGCAAACGACATGAGGAAGTTTCATTTTGAGGAATGCCATGGAAAGATACCAGTAGAAGATAATAGGGAGAGGGATCATAATGCTTTTTGTCCCGATGAAGTACTTATTGGTAGAGATGACCATAAAAAGGCAGTTGTTGACTTTTTAATGGACTCCAATGTTGAGGAGAACGTTTCAATACTTCCGATTGTCGGAACCGGAGGTATGGGAAAGACAACACTAGCTCAGTTCGCATTCAATCACGAGAGAATCCAAGAATATTTTCAGCTAAAAATGTGGGTGAATGTCATGTCATGTGTCTCTCGTGATGACGTTGGTATGGAAAAAACAATCATTAGAAAAATCCTAGAATCTGCCAGAAATGAGAAAGTAACGTTAAATCCTTTCATGAAtccttttatgatttttgaaaaagaaatttatggtAAGAAGTACCTACTTGTCTTGGATAATGTGCGCATCAATGATCGTGAAAAATGGTTACGCTTGAAACGAGGTCTAATAGAGCAATATGGTGCAAGAGGCAGCAAAATTTTAGTAACTACACGTAGTGAAGAGGTTGCCGATACTATGTGCACAGTTCAACCATATTACTTGAGAGGTTTAGATGAAGATGACTCATGGTATTTATTTAAACGGGTGGCGTTTAAAAATGGCCGAGAGCCAGACGATGAGGACGGAATTGTGAATATGGGAAAGGAGATTGTGAGAAAATGTGAAGGTGTCCCTCTCATCATAAAAACAATTGGAAGGTTATTGTATTTcaaaaattcagaaacagagTGGTTGTCTTTTATGAATAAAGAACTTTCAAGAATACgtctaaatgaagaagaagacatctTAGCAACTCTTAAGTTGATGAGATACGATCAACTTCCGCAGCATTTGAAACAATGTTTTGCTTATAGTTGTTTATTTCCAAAGAATTACGAGATTGATAAATCAACATTGATTAATCTTTGGATAGCACAAGGATTTATAAAGTCgtcaaatgaagaagatgaatgcCTTGAAGATGCTGGTCATGAATACTTTATGGATTTAATTTcgaaatttttctttgaaaaagtcACAACAGATTGGTCGGGTGAAGTCAGTAGCTGCAAAATCAATGACCTCATGCATGATCTTGCTATGTCGATTGCTGGACCGTCAGTAACCACATTAAACTCTTTTACACATGAAGAGGACGTTAACAAGAGCACTCGTCATCTATGGGTTGGTTACGATATAGAATATTACTTATATCTCGCACGTTTAATTTCTAAAGCAAAATGTAGACTGCGAACATTTCTTTCACCAAGTGACAGTGAGCCTAAGGGCATGACAGAATGTGATGCAATTTTTTCAAGCTTCAAAACGTTGCGCGCATTGAAATTGGGTAGTAGAAACCTAGATGGTTTACCGTCAAACTCGATTTGTAAGTTGAATAGTTTAAGATATCTTGATCTTTCTGGAATGTACATGATGAAGAAGTTACCAGATTCTATAACCAGCTTGCAGAATTTGCAGACGTTAAAACTGTGCAATTGTAGTTGGTTTGAAGAATGGCCAAGAGACTTTTCAAGATTAGTCAACCTCAGGCATCTTGACATCAATGGATGTTGGAAACTGACTTATATGCCACGTGGATTAGGGCAATTGACTAAACTTCGGTCATTATCAGACTTCCTGGTATCCCCCCAACTAGATTCTCTCAACATGCTGCATAGTGGTGGACTAAATGAATTAAATCGACTAAATTACCTAAGAGGTGATTTACAGATTAGAATTTTGGGATGTGGGAAAGATGATGTTAAAGATTACAGGGCTGCAAATCTGAATGCGAAAAAAAGGATTCgttctctaaaattatattgGGACGATTCATTTGGGTTGAGAGATGATACCCTCgctggaaaaaaattgaaagccttAGAACCTCACCGCAATCTTAAAAGGCTTGAATTAAGCGGTTACAAAGGTGCGGAGTTTCCGAGTTGGCTTTCGTCACTCACAAATCTTGTTGAATTTCAATTATCTAAGTGTGAAAACCTGAAATGTTTGCCACCATTGAGTGAACTGCCCTCTCTTAAGCGTCTGTTTCTTAAATACTTGGAGGGTATTGAGTACATGTCAGATAGTGATGATGAGTATACTGGGACATTCTTCCCATCCTTAGTGGAACTTCAACTCTATTATTGCCCTAATCTCAAGGGGTGGTGGAGGGAAGAGCCTCGTTTACTCCCTTCATTTCCTTGTCTTTCAGAACTATCCATCTCGGGTTGCACCGAGCTGGATTCGATGTCGACGTTTCCATGTCTTGAAGAAGAGTTGGTCCTGTCAAATGTCAGATGGAAGCCAATGCAAATGacaatgatgatgaatatgGGTGCACCGATTTGCTCAACGTTACCAGCAGTAGGCTCCTCTACATCTGCCTTTTCTTCATTTGCGCCTCTCTCAAAATTGAAGCGTCTACGACTACATAGGATAGAAGATCTACATATTCTCCCAGAGAAGGGACTGCAAAACCTGAATTCTCTCAAGTCTTTGCATATAGTCAACTGCCATAGATTAAAGTCTTTGTCTCAAGGTATTCAATATCTCACTGCACTTCAAGAACTGAGGCTTAAGCATTGTCATAATCTCTGTATAGGTGGCAATGATGAGGTTGAGATGCGATGGAAAGGCCTTGAGAGCCTCCAATCTCTGGATTTCATTGGACTTCCCAAATTGGAATCTCTGCCATCAGGTCTTGAACATGTTTCCACTCTGAAAATGTTACAGATTTCGGGCTGTTCCTTGTTGACGGCCATACCAGAATGGATCTGCAACTGGACAtcacttcaagaatttgaaatttcGAATTGCCCTAATTTAACTTCGCTTCCCGAGGGAATGCGTCTGTTGAAGACTTTGAAAATGTTGGCAATTAGACAGCACTGTCCCTTATTGTTGCCAAGATGCGAGGCACACACAGGAGAGGATTGGCCAAAGATTGCTCACATTCCTGAATTGTACTTGGATCGGTCCTCCATGCCCAAG GAGGAAGTGATGGAGAACGTTGGAAAAAAGTTCaatgtttattataattatatgtcttAG